One window of the Oncorhynchus gorbuscha isolate QuinsamMale2020 ecotype Even-year linkage group LG17, OgorEven_v1.0, whole genome shotgun sequence genome contains the following:
- the LOC124001120 gene encoding collectin-11-like isoform X1, with protein sequence MRAEELMPCVLITLLGLTLMESTHGQHMSDEPCSVQILVPGLKGEPGEKGEKGAPGRPGRLGPLGEIGHAGVKGHKGIIGRYGKMGPCGIKGLKGDMGDPGPMGLNGDPGVPCECTPLRKMIGEMDILVAQLSNEMKFIKTALPSPAAVAGIKETDSKVYLLVKEEKRYTDAEVYCQGRGGHLAMPKDEGANAAIAGYITEAGLSRVYIGINDIDREGHFTYVDRSPMSTFSKWREGEPNNAYRDEDCAEMMAAGDWTDVACHPTMYFVCEFDKDIV encoded by the exons atgagagcagaggagctgATGCCTTGTGTTCTTATCACTCTGCTGGGGCTGACCCTGATGGAGTCAACTCATGGACAGCACATGTCAGATGAACCCTGCTCCGTCCAGATCCTCGTCCCAGGACTCAAag GAGAGccaggagaaaagggagagaaaggggcaCCTGGGAGACCAGGAAGATTGGGTCCACTCGGGGAGATTG GACATGCTGGAGTTAAAGGACATAAGGGTATTATAGGACGTTATGGGAAAATGGGCCCCTGTGGAATCAAAG GTTTAAAAGGAGATATGGGGGATCCTGGGCCAATGGGCCTGAATGGTGATCCAG GTGTTCCATGTGAATGCACACCCCTGAGGAAGATGATTGGTGAGATGGACATCCTAGTGGCCCAGTTATCCAATGAGATGAAGTTCATCAAAACTG CACTGCCCTCCCCTGCAGCTGTCGCCGGCATCAAAGAGACCGACAGTAAGGTCTATCTACTGGTTAAGGAGGAGAAACGCTACACCGATGCAGAGGTCTATTGTCAGGGAAGGGGTGGACACTTGGCCATGCCCAAGGACGAGGGGGCCAACGCAGCCATCGCTGGGTACATCACTGAGGCGGGCCTGAGCCGGGTGTACATTGGCATCAATGACATAGACCGTGAGGGCCATTTCACCTACGTGGATCGCTCCCCCATGAGCACCTTCAGcaagtggagggaaggagaaccCAACAATGCCTACAGGGACGAGGACTGTGCTGAGATGATGGCGGCGGGGGACTGGACAGATGTGGCCTGCCATCCCACCATGTACTTTGTGTGTGAGTTTGACAAGGACATTGTCTGA
- the LOC124001120 gene encoding collectin-11-like isoform X2: MRAEELMPCVLITLLGLTLMESTHGQHMSDEPCSVQILVPGLKGEPGEKGEKGAPGRPGRLGPLGEIGHAGVKGHKGIIGRYGKMGPCGIKGLKGDMGDPGPMGLNGDPGVPCECTPLRKMIGEMDILVAQLSNEMKFIKTAVAGIKETDSKVYLLVKEEKRYTDAEVYCQGRGGHLAMPKDEGANAAIAGYITEAGLSRVYIGINDIDREGHFTYVDRSPMSTFSKWREGEPNNAYRDEDCAEMMAAGDWTDVACHPTMYFVCEFDKDIV, from the exons atgagagcagaggagctgATGCCTTGTGTTCTTATCACTCTGCTGGGGCTGACCCTGATGGAGTCAACTCATGGACAGCACATGTCAGATGAACCCTGCTCCGTCCAGATCCTCGTCCCAGGACTCAAag GAGAGccaggagaaaagggagagaaaggggcaCCTGGGAGACCAGGAAGATTGGGTCCACTCGGGGAGATTG GACATGCTGGAGTTAAAGGACATAAGGGTATTATAGGACGTTATGGGAAAATGGGCCCCTGTGGAATCAAAG GTTTAAAAGGAGATATGGGGGATCCTGGGCCAATGGGCCTGAATGGTGATCCAG GTGTTCCATGTGAATGCACACCCCTGAGGAAGATGATTGGTGAGATGGACATCCTAGTGGCCCAGTTATCCAATGAGATGAAGTTCATCAAAACTG CTGTCGCCGGCATCAAAGAGACCGACAGTAAGGTCTATCTACTGGTTAAGGAGGAGAAACGCTACACCGATGCAGAGGTCTATTGTCAGGGAAGGGGTGGACACTTGGCCATGCCCAAGGACGAGGGGGCCAACGCAGCCATCGCTGGGTACATCACTGAGGCGGGCCTGAGCCGGGTGTACATTGGCATCAATGACATAGACCGTGAGGGCCATTTCACCTACGTGGATCGCTCCCCCATGAGCACCTTCAGcaagtggagggaaggagaaccCAACAATGCCTACAGGGACGAGGACTGTGCTGAGATGATGGCGGCGGGGGACTGGACAGATGTGGCCTGCCATCCCACCATGTACTTTGTGTGTGAGTTTGACAAGGACATTGTCTGA